In Streptomyces violaceusniger Tu 4113, one DNA window encodes the following:
- a CDS encoding DUF4177 domain-containing protein yields the protein MTKWEYATVPLLVHATKQILDTWGEDGWELVQVVPGPNSEQLVAYLKREKG from the coding sequence ATGACCAAGTGGGAATATGCGACCGTACCGCTGCTCGTACACGCCACGAAGCAGATTCTGGACACCTGGGGCGAGGACGGCTGGGAGCTGGTCCAGGTCGTCCCCGGGCCGAACTCTGAGCAGCTGGTGGCCTACCTGAAGCGGGAGAAGGGCTGA
- a CDS encoding NUDIX hydrolase translates to MSTTNGQWYPPEWPERIRLLSAGELTPVTPRRAATVLLLRDGPDGTDGQDTPQDAQDARDGDGEHSPDELDAPERLDTVPEPAEAPEGSETPPEGLRDAAGGADGLAVYMLRRRASMAFAGGAYAYPGGSVDPRDERMVTWAGPSRAQWARRLGLDPSEATQAQAIVCAAVRETFEEAGVLLAGPTPHTVVADTTGDDWEADRAALVARDLSFAEFLDRRGLVLRSDLLGCWARWITPEFEPRRYDTWFFVAALPRGQRTRNASTEADRTVWIRPADAADGYDRGELLMMPPTIATLRQLAAHGSVADALAAAADRDLTPVLAQARVENGELVLSWPGHDEFTKHIPGATGGPSA, encoded by the coding sequence ATGTCCACTACGAATGGCCAGTGGTATCCACCCGAGTGGCCAGAGCGGATCCGCCTCTTGTCGGCGGGCGAGCTCACACCGGTGACACCGCGCCGGGCCGCCACCGTGCTGCTGCTGCGGGACGGACCGGACGGAACGGACGGGCAGGACACACCACAGGACGCACAGGACGCCCGGGACGGGGACGGGGAGCACTCGCCGGACGAGCTCGACGCACCGGAGAGGCTCGACACGGTGCCGGAGCCCGCGGAGGCCCCCGAAGGTTCTGAAACGCCCCCAGAGGGCCTGCGGGACGCGGCGGGAGGGGCCGACGGGCTCGCCGTCTACATGCTGCGCAGACGCGCCTCCATGGCCTTCGCCGGAGGCGCGTACGCCTATCCGGGCGGTTCCGTGGACCCGCGCGACGAGCGGATGGTCACCTGGGCCGGTCCCTCGCGGGCGCAGTGGGCGCGGCGACTGGGCCTGGACCCGAGCGAGGCGACGCAGGCTCAGGCCATCGTGTGCGCGGCGGTCCGCGAGACCTTCGAGGAGGCGGGGGTCCTGCTCGCGGGCCCGACGCCACACACCGTGGTCGCGGACACGACGGGGGACGACTGGGAGGCGGACCGCGCGGCGCTGGTCGCCCGGGATCTGTCGTTCGCGGAGTTCCTGGACCGCCGGGGGCTTGTGCTCCGCTCGGATCTGCTGGGCTGCTGGGCGCGCTGGATCACCCCGGAGTTCGAACCGCGCCGCTACGACACCTGGTTCTTCGTGGCTGCGCTGCCGCGGGGGCAGCGCACCCGTAACGCCTCCACGGAGGCGGACCGGACCGTCTGGATCCGCCCGGCCGACGCGGCCGACGGCTACGACCGGGGCGAGCTGCTGATGATGCCGCCCACGATCGCGACGCTGCGCCAGCTCGCGGCCCACGGCTCGGTCGCCGACGCACTGGCCGCGGCGGCGGACCGGGATCTGACGCCGGTCCTGGCCCAGGCGCGGGTCGAAAACGGGGAACTGGTGTTGAGCTGGCCGGGTCATGATGAGTTCACCAAGCACATCCCGGGAGCCACGGGGGGACCCTC
- a CDS encoding ArsA-related P-loop ATPase: protein MSRLHVVSGKGGTGKTTVAAALALALAAEGRRTLLVEVEGRQGIAQLFETEPLPYEERKIATAPGGGEVHALAIDPEFALLDYLHMFYKLGSAGRALKKLGAIDFATTIAPGLRDVLLTGKACEAVRRKGKDGRFVYDSVVMDAPPTGRITRFLNVNDEVAGLARTGPIHNQAQAVMRVLKSPQTAVHMVTLLEEMPVQETADGISELRADGLPTGGVIINMVRPAVLDHETVEAVANGRRAAVAKALSQAGLGGARRGGMAERLVDPLLEQAREHAERVALERAQRAELTGLGLPLHELELLTDGIDLAGLYRLAVDLRKQWPA, encoded by the coding sequence GTGAGCAGGCTCCATGTCGTCAGCGGTAAGGGCGGAACCGGCAAGACCACGGTCGCCGCCGCACTCGCGCTGGCCCTCGCGGCCGAGGGCAGGCGCACCCTGCTGGTCGAGGTCGAAGGCCGTCAGGGCATCGCACAACTCTTCGAAACGGAGCCGCTGCCCTACGAGGAGCGGAAGATCGCCACCGCGCCGGGCGGCGGGGAGGTGCACGCTCTGGCGATCGACCCGGAGTTCGCACTTCTGGACTACCTCCATATGTTCTACAAACTGGGCTCGGCCGGACGTGCCCTCAAGAAGCTCGGTGCGATCGACTTCGCGACCACCATCGCGCCGGGGCTGCGGGACGTCCTGTTGACCGGCAAGGCGTGCGAGGCGGTGCGCCGTAAGGGCAAGGACGGCCGCTTCGTCTACGACTCCGTGGTCATGGACGCGCCGCCCACCGGCCGGATCACCCGCTTCCTGAACGTCAACGACGAGGTGGCGGGGCTGGCCCGGACCGGCCCGATACACAACCAGGCACAAGCCGTGATGCGCGTCCTGAAGTCGCCCCAGACGGCGGTCCACATGGTGACCCTGCTGGAGGAGATGCCGGTCCAAGAGACCGCGGACGGCATCTCCGAGCTGCGCGCGGACGGCCTCCCGACGGGCGGGGTCATCATCAACATGGTGCGGCCCGCGGTCCTCGACCACGAGACCGTCGAGGCCGTCGCCAACGGACGGCGCGCGGCCGTCGCCAAGGCGCTATCCCAGGCGGGCCTGGGCGGTGCGCGCCGCGGCGGCATGGCCGAGCGGCTGGTCGACCCGCTGCTGGAGCAGGCGCGGGAGCACGCCGAGCGGGTGGCGCTGGAGCGGGCGCAGCGCGCCGAGCTGACCGGCCTGGGGCTGCCGCTGCACGAGTTGGAGCTGCTCACGGACGGCATCGACCTGGCGGGGCTCTACCGGCTCGCGGTGGATCTGCGCAAGCAGTGGCCGGCATGA
- a CDS encoding RidA family protein → MAGTVEGRLAGLGLKLPEVAAPLASYVPALRTGPYVYTSGQLPLVEGKLGVTGKVGAEVTPEEAKELARTCALNALAAVKSVVGDLDRVVRVVKVVGFVASASDFTGQPGVVNGASELLGEALGDAGVHARSAVGVAVLPLDAPVEVEIQVEVAD, encoded by the coding sequence ATGGCGGGCACGGTCGAGGGCAGGCTCGCCGGACTCGGACTGAAGCTGCCCGAGGTCGCGGCGCCCCTGGCCTCCTATGTGCCCGCGCTGCGCACGGGTCCTTACGTCTACACCTCGGGCCAGCTGCCGCTGGTCGAGGGGAAGCTGGGCGTGACCGGCAAGGTCGGCGCGGAGGTGACCCCGGAGGAGGCCAAGGAGCTGGCGCGCACCTGTGCGCTGAACGCGCTGGCCGCCGTGAAGTCGGTCGTCGGTGACCTCGACCGCGTCGTGCGTGTCGTGAAGGTCGTCGGTTTCGTCGCCTCGGCATCGGACTTCACCGGCCAGCCGGGTGTCGTCAACGGTGCGAGCGAGCTGCTGGGCGAGGCCCTGGGCGACGCGGGCGTGCACGCGCGCAGCGCGGTGGGCGTGGCGGTGCTGCCGCTGGACGCGCCGGTCGAGGTCGAGATCCAGGTCGAGGTCGCCGACTAG